Genomic segment of Nostoc sp. TCL240-02:
TTAAAGTAATAATTTTTGAATCAATAGGACAAATTGCGTATTTATCATGTAATCTTTTCTGAGTTTTATTATGGACTAATTCATTTAATTTTTGATAAATTCCTTGGAAGGGTTTTTGTTGACGGTGAGAGTTGGCTTTGGAAAAAGTAGAAATATCTACAACAAAAATCCTGTATTATTTAATATGAGTAAATAAATCTCGCATACTTGTTAAACTCTTATCCAGGGCATAGGATAGCCAGCACTCGAAGAACAGACGACTGTTCAATACTGGATAATCGTTTTTTGGCAGGCTTTTCAGGATATCTTTGACAATTTTGGGAAATGAATTTATAATCACAACCAAACTAATATATTTTAAGCCTTCGCCCAAAATTACCATATTTTGGGTTATTTTTATCAGATTTTTCTTAACATTCAACACTTCTGGTACTTTTGCTGATACAGTAACAACTTTTGAGAGCTATTTTCCCATTAAACTTGTAAATGGCTAGAATCAAAGTGTTTACCTATTTGCGCTAAAAGTTTTGGCTACTGTATCTTGTCCCCACTGCCATCAACTTGTTGATAGTCAAGCTATTAGTTGTCCCTATTGCCGGACTACACTCAAAGCTTACGGTCATCCCGGTATTCCATTGCACCGCGCTACTGGGGATGGGTATCTGTGCGACACCTGCACTTATCACGCTGATGATACTTGCAATTTTCCTCAACGTCCCTACGCCAAAGACTGTACTCTCTACCAAAATATTGAACAGACAAAGTT
This window contains:
- a CDS encoding zinc ribbon domain-containing protein produces the protein MATVSCPHCHQLVDSQAISCPYCRTTLKAYGHPGIPLHRATGDGYLCDTCTYHADDTCNFPQRPYAKDCTLYQNIEQTKLESEQQRYTNSFAVTVKTWVKDNQGLLLLLGLLLVCLLFVILRS